The Stieleria maiorica genome includes the window CAGATACCCCGCCGCGGCCGCGGCCTGCTGGGAACAATCGGTCGCGAGTAAAACTTTCATCGTCGCACGCTCCTGAAAGAGGGGATTAGGAGTCCACGTTGCGGACCGCACGATTCCGGGTGACCCAAACGCTGCAAGGGGCATGTCGCAACACATACCGGGACGTGCTGCCCAACAAGAATCGGTTCACCGCGCTACGCGGTGTTTCACCGACGATCAACAAATCGATGTCGTTGTCTTCGGCGAACGTGACGATGCTTTCACCCACATGATCCCCCTTGACCAAATGTGTTTTCGCACGCGGGGCCACGTCTGACAGAGCCGCCTTCGCCTGGGCCAGACCTTCCTGGTAATGCGACGAAATCTCAATGCCTTCGTCGGCAATCCGCTGGCCGATGAAATCCGACAGGTACGTTTCGACCGTCAGCAGGTGGAAATCCGTTCCCGTCTTCCACGGGACCTCGGCGATTTCTTCCAACGCCGCGATCGCAGAATCACTACTCTCGTACGCCAAGCAGACTCGGATGGGACGTACCGTGTCATGCAGTCCCGTGGGGCGGACCACCAACGTGCTGCAGGGCGCGTGGGTGGCAACATGATCGCTGACGCTGCCCAATAACAGACGTGTGATCTGTGAGTGACCTTTGGCACCGACGACCACCAAATCCCGCTTCAACGACTCAGCGACTTCGACGACCGATTCACCGACCGGTCCTTCTCGCATCACGTGTTTGATCTTCACGTTCGCGCCGTCAAACATTTCCGCCACACGCCGAAATGTTTCGTTGGCAAACGCCTTGTCACGCTCAAACGCTTTTTCCAACAACTCCCCCGTCGCGTAGCTGCTATGTATGAAAGGCCGTTGCACCACGCTCAACACCGCCAAATCCAAACTGTCCGGATGCGGCAGGTGGGCGAGCAACTTCGCAGCCTCGATGGAGGGATTCGATCCGTCGACGGCAAGTAAAACATTGTGCATAGCAAGATTTCTCCGAGGTGGTGATTGTCATCCGATAAAGCAAATCAAGTGCCAGATGCCGTGGCATAAACCAGATCGCACGTCTCTTTCGTATCACGGAATGACAGCGTGCGTAGTCGCCCACGGTGTGCTGATTGTCTCAAATCTGAGTGTGCAACTGTGTGACACAGTGACGTGCGAAGTGGAGCGACCGGGGCGAAACCGATTTCACGCTCGACTTTGGCCCTCCAATTGCAGGCTTGGACGGGACCCGGTCAGTGTGTCCGTTTCTTGACAGCGAATCGATCTCGGAGTGACCATGACTGACGAACCATCCAAGCCGAGGCATGAAACCGCTCGCTACTTCGCTGAATTGGAGGCCCGGATCGTTCAGCGTCTGCACGCCGAAGCCGGCTCGGAGGAGTCACGTGCCGCATTGGTCCGCAGCACCGGCGTCGAAGACCCCCGGCTGATTGAAGAGCTTTGCAAAATGGGAATCACGGCCGATGAATTGATTTGCTTGCGGTTCATTCCGTTGGTGTTGGTGGCCTGGGCCGAAAACAGCGCGG containing:
- a CDS encoding universal stress protein; protein product: MHNVLLAVDGSNPSIEAAKLLAHLPHPDSLDLAVLSVVQRPFIHSSYATGELLEKAFERDKAFANETFRRVAEMFDGANVKIKHVMREGPVGESVVEVAESLKRDLVVVGAKGHSQITRLLLGSVSDHVATHAPCSTLVVRPTGLHDTVRPIRVCLAYESSDSAIAALEEIAEVPWKTGTDFHLLTVETYLSDFIGQRIADEGIEISSHYQEGLAQAKAALSDVAPRAKTHLVKGDHVGESIVTFAEDNDIDLLIVGETPRSAVNRFLLGSTSRYVLRHAPCSVWVTRNRAVRNVDS